Below is a window of Octopus sinensis unplaced genomic scaffold, ASM634580v1 Contig06848, whole genome shotgun sequence DNA.
gttATGTaaataccctctctctctttcggagaggcactgagcacctacacgcacacatacacacacggcagtaacttccgcctgccgaattcaatcacaaagcttcggtcggctcgggggcCATAGTGGAAGGCACCTGCCCaaagcgccacgcagtgggactgaacccgaaaccatttaACTAGGAaacaagctccctaaccacacaatATTATTTTTGGCTGCCAGTGATGTCATTGACTTGTAGGACTTCCGCTTCATTGGGTCCATAGTAGATCCGCCATGTATGCTTGCTACGCGTAAGTGAAGTGTTGGGTTTGTCTATTTGCGTGTATGTTATTTTTATTCGACATTATcactaattaaaattataatctttAATTAGGTTCTTAACATTGATTTTCGAGAACCAGTTTGTTCtagcataaaatattaaattgaaaataggtgaaaataggtggcacgtaaaaagcaccatgcgatcgtggccgtttgccagcctcgtctggtacctgtgcaggtggcacgtaaaaagcacccactacactcacggagtggttggcgttaggaagggcatccaaccttagaaacactgccagatcagactggagcctggcgcagcctcctggcttcccagatcccagttgaaccgtccaacccatgctagcatggaaagcggacgctaaacgatgatgatgatgatgaaatgaaagaTAAGTTCATCATGTGGAACAAGTGAACATGAAAGAAATAACAAGGATGtctgatattttctattttcttcttttccagattTAATCTTCGCCTGAAAGTATGTTCCGTCGCACAATGAAACTAATGCTGGCTTTTATGCTGACACTATACCTGAGATTATTTTCGGAGAGTCATGCCGTTCCAGATTTCTGCACTAAATGCAGGTGCAATGAGTTCCAGACTCAAATATCATGTGCATCTCTCAGACTGATTACGGTTCCACCAGCCATTCCCGTAAATGTCGAATATTTGTAAGTATTAAACAAATTTTACATCTTTTCCACAACAACCAATAATTTAAACTCTCATTGGTTCTTCTAccaacaaatctttatatataaaagtgaaaaaaaaaatttaccatcatttttttccattttaatgcattttttcgctattatataagggaagtaactctctaaaaatttctacgatgagtcaacgatttaaaaaaaaattaccatcatttttttccattttaatgcattgttttcgctattatataagggaagtagctctctaaaaatgtctacgatgagtcaacgatttaaaaaaaaatttaccataattttttttccatttttaatgcatttttttgctactttttggctataactctctaaaaatgctttatagttatttcccttacaaacccgagcaacgccgggtgatactgctagtactttatATTGTTGATCTCATCGTTTTAGACACCATGTCACCTGCCGCAAAACCTTCTTCGTCCGTAGCAAATCGACGACCTCATAAAGGATGTTTGAGCGGCCCCAGAGGTGAGATCTCTGTATACAAGGTGTTCTGGCAACTCGAAAGTCAATGGTTCCAACGATGTGGACGGCCATATGTGGGCATACGTTTGCGTGCAACAACAACACTCGTTTTGACAAtggacaggcggcgagctggcagaaacgttagcacgccgggcgaaatgcgtagccgtatttcgtctaccgttacgttctgagttcaaattccgccgaggtcgactttgcctttcatcctttcgggggtcgattaaataagtaccagttacgcactgggatcgatgtaatcgacttaatccgtttgtctgtccttgtttgtctcctctgtgtttagccccttgtgggtagaaaagaaataggtatttcgtctgccgttacgttctgagttcaaattccgccgaggtcgactttgcctttcatctcctttcggggtcgataaattaagtaccagttacgcactggggtcgatgtaatcgacttaatccgtttgtctgtccttgtttgtccactctatgtttagccccttgttggtagtaaagaagcAGTTTTGACAATGGATTTCAGCATTTGATGCAAAGTGCTAATTTCCGTTTGCTGGCCAGCATTTCAATGAGGCCTACGCAGGTGACTATGAAGGCCTTTCCCAGGTAATGTTCCAGTATGGCCCTGCTGCGTTGCTTAAAAAACGGTCAACATAAACTTTTCTGTGGATTCTGAATTTCTTTTCTGTTGGCACAGGCGAGGGCCgcatggtaaaaagcttgcttccacaccacatgggtccgggttcagtctcactgcctggtatattgggcaagtgtcttctactattgcactgggccgaccaaagtcttgtgattggatttcatcgatgaaaactgaaagaagcctgtcgtacgtacacacacacacacacacacacacacacacacacacacacacacacacacacacacacatatgtgtttaacgtttcgagcggagctcttcgtcggaaacataggaaaaggaaagatccagagaagggaagacagaggaaaaaaatcgccaacggtacacacgcggtcacattatatatatatatatgtatatataaattcgtatatatatatagatagagatatatgtgtatatatatatacatgtatatgtatatatacatatatatacatacatcaaataaaatcaaaaacagaacatggaggatattttattttatatattccctctcacctctgccactatctggagtatacaggtgcttacacttatcaagtattcaccctacatgcatatacacatacatgcatatacacacatacatatattggattGGTGCGTAATTATTGCGGCATTTTTTCAACAAAGTTTTTATTCAACAGAAATAATAAcgatatatttaagaaaaacatctttaaatgatgatctgtccgtctgccaagcaaatgggaagcagtaattgaagtagatggtgaatatgctccggaataatcatttaaagatgtttttgttaagtgttgttattgtttttgttgagtaaaatttgttaaaaaaaagccgcaaaaattatgcaccaacccaatatatatatatatgtaaagtacagACAAGTATCGACCCATAGGAAATCCTATTAATATCAACCCTTATgaacatttcttattttctagAAATATTATTGCATTCTATAATTTATATGAAACATAATTGCCTACCCTTGATATTAAATGTATTATCACAAAACTGCTGTGAACAATATCGTATGAACTTAGTTTCATGTTACAGAAATCTGAAGaataataaaatcacaaatattgG
It encodes the following:
- the LOC115227672 gene encoding leucine-rich repeat and transmembrane domain-containing protein 2-like: MFRRTMKLMLAFMLTLYLRLFSESHAVPDFCTKCRCNEFQTQISCASLRLITVPPAIPVNVEYLNLKNNKITNIGEQVFQNLTNLKKLELRNNEIQEIDEQAFHDLTNLKEL